In a single window of the Caulobacter soli genome:
- a CDS encoding ParB N-terminal domain-containing protein has translation MARDVPNTAPADALEVAAEVYWIPTDQVEVGDRIRPVSQVAAEGLAAVMLASEAGQEEPIEVCRLPGRAGFHLVEGAHRLEAVKINGWPKVKALIVGANAIDRALREVSAQLFSVELSPIDRAAFIGRHLQLLKAKAGVAADATPQSIAATARWSQRLQADVSDASDTMSAAYGFTTEAAEALGFNERTIRRDLELHRGLRPDVVAQLRAHPVAKNASQLRALAKLAEGDQRAVASMIVDDGVKDVTAALALRSQKPKPSAADKAFNAFVAGWSRMGARERRLALAEIAKIGLPTGVTLDLGARDDG, from the coding sequence ATGGCGCGCGATGTCCCAAACACGGCGCCCGCTGACGCCCTAGAAGTCGCAGCTGAGGTCTACTGGATCCCTACCGATCAGGTGGAGGTCGGAGATCGTATCCGGCCCGTCAGCCAGGTAGCTGCTGAAGGTCTGGCGGCGGTGATGCTGGCCTCCGAGGCGGGCCAGGAGGAGCCGATCGAGGTGTGCCGACTGCCCGGCCGGGCAGGCTTTCACCTGGTCGAGGGCGCGCACCGCCTGGAGGCGGTGAAGATCAACGGTTGGCCAAAGGTCAAGGCGCTGATCGTCGGTGCGAACGCGATTGATCGCGCGCTTCGGGAAGTGTCGGCGCAACTCTTCTCAGTCGAGCTGTCGCCCATCGACCGCGCGGCCTTTATCGGTCGGCATCTGCAGCTTTTGAAGGCCAAGGCGGGCGTCGCCGCCGATGCGACGCCCCAATCTATTGCCGCGACTGCACGGTGGTCACAGCGCCTGCAGGCGGACGTCTCGGATGCGTCGGACACGATGTCCGCCGCATACGGCTTCACGACGGAGGCCGCCGAAGCGCTCGGCTTCAACGAACGCACGATCCGGCGCGACCTCGAACTTCACCGGGGTCTTCGCCCCGACGTCGTCGCCCAGCTACGCGCCCACCCGGTGGCCAAGAACGCGAGCCAGCTGCGGGCCTTGGCCAAGCTGGCCGAGGGCGACCAGCGGGCCGTGGCCAGTATGATCGTCGACGACGGGGTCAAGGACGTGACCGCCGCCCTGGCCCTGCGCAGCCAGAAGCCCAAGCCCAGCGCGGCGGACAAGGCCTTCAACGCCTTCGTCGCCGGCTGGAGCCGGATGGGCGCGCGCGAACGTCGCCTGGCCCTGGCCGAGATCGCCAAGATCGGCCTGCCCACCGGCGTGACCCTGGACTTGGGAGCGCGCGACGATGGCTGA
- a CDS encoding OsmC family protein produces the protein MTAPARPSAIADDSGHGGVQILITAGPVRFTGDLTPADGGLDVGPNPHDLVAAGLAACTTQTLRLYAKRKAWALGAVSVKVTWRREPGWLPADVFERVITLDGDLDDAQRARLMEIAEACPVHKMLVAGSKVETRAA, from the coding sequence ATGACCGCCCCCGCCCGTCCTTCCGCCATCGCCGACGACAGCGGCCACGGCGGCGTGCAGATCCTGATCACCGCCGGCCCCGTCCGCTTCACGGGCGACCTTACGCCGGCCGACGGCGGGCTCGACGTCGGTCCCAATCCCCACGACCTGGTCGCCGCCGGCCTGGCGGCCTGCACCACCCAGACGCTGCGGCTCTACGCCAAGCGCAAGGCCTGGGCCCTGGGCGCGGTGAGCGTGAAGGTGACCTGGCGGCGCGAGCCGGGCTGGCTGCCGGCCGACGTCTTCGAGCGCGTGATCACCCTCGATGGCGACCTGGACGACGCCCAGCGCGCCCGGCTGATGGAGATCGCCGAGGCCTGCCCCGTGCACAAGATGCTGGTGGCGGGGTCGAAGGTGGAGACTCGGGCGGCGTAG
- a CDS encoding gp16 family protein gives MTARRATKPAKAPDPLAGMRGAVQAARRQLGLDDETYQAILVRLADGKTSSKDLDRAELARVLDELRAKGFKPKVVWNHTPNPHPRPDHYGRRAADHPSAKKARALWLSLYELGVIRDAGEPALEAFAARQLGCARMQWMDQGLNYKLIEALKAMAERNGWSQDLAGVKKPLQILNLKLRLVVAQLGKLQTAGLLTDADRETPPVSEIPEVAELEAAADEQIRRLGRKIRQHDLVERLN, from the coding sequence ATGACCGCCCGCCGCGCCACCAAGCCCGCCAAGGCTCCGGATCCGCTTGCCGGCATGCGTGGCGCGGTCCAGGCCGCCCGCCGCCAGCTCGGCCTGGACGACGAGACCTATCAGGCCATCCTCGTCCGCCTGGCCGACGGCAAGACCAGCTCCAAGGATCTGGATCGGGCCGAGCTGGCCCGGGTGCTGGACGAGCTGCGGGCCAAGGGCTTCAAGCCCAAGGTCGTCTGGAACCACACTCCGAACCCCCACCCGCGTCCCGACCACTACGGGCGCCGCGCCGCTGACCACCCCAGCGCCAAGAAGGCCCGCGCCCTGTGGCTGTCGCTGTACGAGCTGGGCGTGATCCGCGACGCCGGCGAGCCCGCCCTGGAAGCCTTCGCCGCCCGCCAGCTGGGCTGCGCCCGGATGCAGTGGATGGATCAGGGCCTGAACTACAAGCTGATCGAGGCGCTGAAGGCCATGGCCGAGCGCAACGGCTGGTCGCAGGATCTGGCCGGGGTGAAGAAGCCCCTGCAGATCCTGAACCTGAAATTGCGCCTGGTCGTCGCCCAGCTGGGCAAGCTGCAGACCGCCGGCCTGCTGACGGACGCCGATCGCGAGACGCCGCCGGTCAGCGAGATCCCCGAGGTCGCCGAGCTGGAGGCTGCCGCCGACGAGCAGATCCGTCGCCTGGGCCGCAAGATCCGCCAGCACGACCTGGTCGAGCGGCTGAACTGA
- a CDS encoding HpcH/HpaI aldolase/citrate lyase family protein: MKTPRGFFKPLAIGAPAPWREPPARVERMIHFVPPHLDKVRAKVPEIAPTVDVILANLEDAIPADAKGAALAGTIEMARATDFKALGVGLWVRINCLNSPWHLDEVATLVEKAGNQIDVIMVPKVEGPWDIFYMDQLLASLEAKHGVERPILLHAILETAEGVMNVEQIAGASSRMQGISLGPADLAASRAMKTTRVGGGHPGYRVIEDPHADGSPRVSVQQDLWHYTFAKMVDACAAHGVKPFYGPFGAIDDPVACEQQFRNAFLMGCAGAWSLHPSQIEIAKRVFSPAPDEVAFAKRILEAMPDGTGVAMLDGKMQDDATWKQAKVMVDCAKQIAAKDAEYAGLYGF; encoded by the coding sequence ATGAAGACCCCCCGAGGCTTTTTCAAACCGCTGGCCATCGGCGCGCCGGCGCCGTGGCGGGAGCCGCCGGCCCGGGTCGAGCGCATGATCCACTTCGTGCCGCCGCACCTGGACAAGGTGCGGGCCAAGGTCCCCGAGATCGCCCCGACCGTCGACGTGATCCTGGCCAACCTGGAAGACGCCATCCCCGCCGACGCCAAGGGCGCGGCCCTGGCCGGGACCATCGAGATGGCCCGCGCCACCGACTTCAAGGCGCTGGGCGTGGGCCTGTGGGTGCGGATCAACTGCCTGAACTCGCCCTGGCACCTGGACGAGGTGGCGACCCTGGTCGAGAAGGCCGGCAACCAGATCGACGTGATCATGGTCCCCAAGGTCGAGGGGCCGTGGGACATCTTCTACATGGACCAGCTGCTGGCCTCGCTGGAGGCCAAGCACGGGGTCGAGCGGCCGATCCTGCTGCACGCCATCCTCGAGACGGCCGAGGGGGTGATGAACGTCGAGCAGATCGCCGGGGCCAGCTCGCGGATGCAGGGCATCAGCCTGGGCCCGGCGGATCTGGCCGCCAGCCGCGCCATGAAGACCACCCGGGTCGGCGGCGGCCATCCCGGCTACCGCGTGATCGAGGATCCGCACGCCGATGGCTCGCCTCGCGTCTCGGTGCAGCAGGACCTGTGGCATTACACCTTCGCCAAGATGGTCGACGCCTGCGCGGCCCATGGCGTCAAGCCGTTCTACGGTCCGTTCGGGGCCATCGACGATCCGGTCGCCTGCGAGCAGCAGTTCCGCAACGCCTTCCTGATGGGCTGCGCCGGCGCCTGGAGCCTGCATCCCAGCCAGATCGAGATCGCCAAGCGGGTGTTCTCGCCGGCCCCCGACGAGGTGGCCTTCGCCAAGCGCATCCTGGAGGCCATGCCCGACGGCACGGGCGTGGCCATGCTGGACGGCAAGATGCAGGACGACGCCACCTGGAAACAGGCCAAGGTCATGGTCGATTGCGCCAAGCAGATCGCGGCCAAGGATGCGGAGTATGCGGGGCTGTATGGGTTCTGA
- a CDS encoding helix-turn-helix domain-containing protein translates to MKDTPVTRRDWHPADVKAAVEKTDVTMTALALKHGLSESACRNSLRKPTPRADKAISDQIGVPLHKIWPSRYDKDGRRIRRRHVRDQNRRESTAAHRLSAEAR, encoded by the coding sequence GTGAAAGACACACCCGTGACCCGACGAGACTGGCATCCCGCAGACGTGAAGGCGGCGGTCGAAAAGACCGACGTCACGATGACCGCGCTCGCGCTCAAGCACGGGCTGTCGGAAAGCGCTTGTCGCAACTCGCTCCGCAAACCCACGCCTCGTGCTGACAAGGCGATCTCGGATCAGATCGGCGTTCCCCTCCATAAAATCTGGCCAAGCCGTTACGACAAAGACGGTCGCCGCATTCGGCGTCGTCACGTTCGTGACCAAAATAGGCGAGAATCGACGGCCGCGCACCGTCTATCGGCTGAGGCTCGATAG
- a CDS encoding host-nuclease inhibitor Gam family protein, with the protein MTLHTFQPAATPQTRQEVDDLVRMVGENTREVSRIETALEQFITAARETAEAKIQPIKAAIAEAQSKVEAFIRANPEALAAGPAGDLTMEAYQAQLVAVLMSSARPLTERQRKILTAMQGGAVLRRQHKRRMYSLIWPDTVADYRRSPAPSWVNSDHVFNLQHRYFDAFSVATGEQILGVSAFDAREIEFRIKPDVVLP; encoded by the coding sequence GTGACCCTGCATACCTTTCAACCGGCGGCGACGCCCCAGACTCGCCAGGAGGTCGACGACCTGGTGCGGATGGTCGGTGAGAACACCCGGGAGGTCTCGCGCATCGAGACCGCCCTGGAGCAGTTCATCACCGCCGCCCGCGAGACGGCCGAGGCCAAGATCCAGCCGATCAAGGCCGCGATCGCCGAGGCCCAGTCCAAGGTCGAGGCGTTCATCCGCGCCAATCCCGAGGCCTTGGCCGCCGGCCCGGCCGGCGACCTGACCATGGAGGCCTATCAGGCCCAGCTGGTGGCGGTGCTGATGTCGTCGGCCCGGCCGCTGACCGAGCGCCAGCGCAAGATCCTCACGGCCATGCAGGGCGGCGCCGTGCTGCGTCGCCAGCACAAGCGCCGGATGTACAGCCTGATCTGGCCCGACACGGTCGCGGACTATCGCCGCAGCCCCGCGCCGTCGTGGGTCAACTCCGACCACGTCTTCAACCTGCAGCACCGTTATTTCGACGCCTTCAGCGTCGCGACCGGCGAGCAGATCCTGGGCGTGTCGGCGTTCGACGCCCGTGAGATCGAATTCCGGATCAAGCCCGACGTGGTGCTGCCATGA
- a CDS encoding XRE family transcriptional regulator codes for MEESRAFDLEAFAQRLRELIAPEKPTAFAERAGVKQPTLFKYLRPPANLSPSLDIVAKLAEAGGCSIDWLVWARGEGPEAATGFVKIPRFAGTLAAGAGSWNEGRRQLDYIPFTSEFLRKRFGRTSANGLSILEARGDSMEATIADGGLLLIDETDRRIVDGIFAFTLDGDARVKRIRKLTDGLMLISDNPAYPPETVSGEDLAKLQIIGRVLWVGQTL; via the coding sequence ATGGAGGAGTCGCGCGCCTTTGATCTCGAAGCTTTCGCTCAGCGCCTTCGCGAGTTGATCGCGCCGGAGAAGCCGACGGCGTTCGCCGAGCGGGCCGGTGTGAAGCAGCCGACGCTGTTCAAATACCTGCGTCCGCCGGCCAACCTGTCGCCGAGCCTGGACATCGTGGCCAAGCTGGCCGAGGCAGGTGGATGCTCGATTGACTGGCTCGTTTGGGCGCGCGGCGAAGGGCCTGAGGCCGCGACTGGCTTCGTCAAGATTCCGCGCTTCGCCGGCACGCTGGCCGCTGGCGCCGGATCCTGGAATGAGGGCCGTCGTCAGCTCGACTACATCCCCTTCACCAGCGAGTTTCTTCGCAAGCGCTTTGGCCGCACGTCAGCCAACGGACTGTCGATCCTGGAGGCGCGTGGAGACTCGATGGAGGCGACGATCGCGGACGGCGGCTTGCTGCTAATCGACGAGACCGACCGGCGGATTGTGGACGGGATTTTCGCGTTCACCTTGGACGGCGATGCTCGTGTGAAGCGAATCCGCAAGCTCACTGACGGATTGATGCTAATTTCCGACAATCCGGCCTATCCACCCGAGACTGTCTCGGGCGAGGATCTGGCCAAGCTGCAGATCATTGGACGGGTTCTATGGGTGGGGCAGACACTGTGA
- a CDS encoding Mor transcription activator family protein, with amino-acid sequence MKRVHDIEGGEVTTTAGLIDLIGEAAVCKLSDQFGGIRIYVPASPGQHHPLTVAIGQAAADQLATAFAGQQLLVPMTPARRAEILDLDAKGWTRAKIARKVRLSERRIYQVLEDDRRRAPRAKGLFD; translated from the coding sequence TTGAAACGCGTCCACGACATCGAGGGCGGCGAGGTCACCACCACGGCCGGGCTGATCGACCTGATCGGCGAGGCGGCGGTGTGCAAGCTGTCGGATCAGTTCGGCGGGATTCGGATCTACGTCCCGGCCAGCCCCGGCCAACATCATCCGCTGACGGTCGCGATCGGCCAGGCCGCCGCCGACCAACTGGCCACCGCCTTCGCGGGGCAGCAGCTGCTGGTGCCGATGACGCCCGCCCGCCGCGCCGAGATCCTGGACCTGGACGCCAAGGGCTGGACGCGGGCGAAAATCGCAAGGAAGGTGCGCCTCTCCGAGCGCCGAATCTACCAAGTGCTCGAAGACGACCGCCGTCGGGCGCCGAGGGCCAAAGGGTTGTTCGACTGA
- a CDS encoding helix-turn-helix domain-containing protein, with protein MTRPIDAEERAWALECLACGDTLADLAEGSGRREAEWVAELGPAARIPTLITERLALLDAGLNLREVGERFGVTRHAIYRSVVRARILGLPVPDREPQPRTPEELRRQMVVLADERVSYYEIADRLGVAYQTVLKYAGPSRRDRSELPSGRRFA; from the coding sequence ATGACCCGCCCCATCGACGCCGAAGAGCGCGCCTGGGCGCTGGAGTGCCTGGCCTGTGGCGACACCCTGGCCGACCTGGCCGAGGGCTCGGGCCGTCGCGAAGCCGAGTGGGTCGCCGAGCTGGGCCCGGCGGCCCGGATCCCGACCCTCATCACCGAACGTCTGGCCCTGCTCGACGCCGGTCTGAACCTTCGCGAGGTGGGCGAGCGCTTCGGCGTCACCCGGCACGCCATCTATCGCAGCGTCGTCCGCGCCCGGATCCTCGGCTTGCCGGTTCCCGACCGGGAGCCGCAGCCTCGCACGCCCGAAGAGCTGCGCCGGCAGATGGTCGTCTTGGCCGATGAGCGCGTGTCCTACTACGAGATCGCCGATCGCCTGGGCGTCGCCTACCAGACCGTCCTGAAGTACGCCGGCCCTTCGCGCCGCGACCGTAGTGAACTCCCCAGCGGCCGGCGGTTCGCATGA
- a CDS encoding AAA family ATPase: MNVTLGKTEFSDPEMADLRDRLKTLREAKALTWKQVGLLVGAGDTTIQAWTTDKYAGDNQSVAGKVYRYFIAESEREELAAEMPAVPSYVQTVTSRRMHTAMAVAQAGDMAAVATVPGLGKTATIKQFKAMQPERVWVATIRPSNGGVPTMLNTLLRAMGKTKAAGIPADLADLVMSEVAGRNGLIVIDDAQNASIKAFDELRGIHDETGVGIVLSGHLELITNLRRHAQLYSRLGVKLVQRAALKDDILAIAEAWKIEKGPELAFCLELGRREGALRTLTKTCRSATFLARREGVPLHLAHLKDAAAQGDVDIGVV, from the coding sequence ATGAACGTCACCCTCGGCAAGACCGAGTTCAGCGATCCGGAAATGGCCGATCTGCGCGATCGGCTGAAGACTTTGCGCGAAGCCAAGGCGCTGACCTGGAAGCAGGTCGGCCTGCTGGTCGGCGCTGGCGACACCACCATCCAGGCCTGGACCACGGACAAGTACGCCGGCGACAACCAGAGCGTCGCCGGAAAGGTCTACCGCTACTTCATCGCGGAGAGCGAGCGCGAGGAGCTGGCCGCCGAAATGCCGGCGGTGCCCAGCTACGTCCAGACGGTCACGTCCAGGCGGATGCATACGGCCATGGCGGTCGCCCAAGCCGGGGACATGGCGGCGGTCGCGACCGTCCCAGGACTCGGCAAGACCGCGACCATCAAACAGTTCAAGGCGATGCAGCCGGAACGGGTCTGGGTCGCGACGATCCGCCCGTCAAACGGTGGCGTGCCCACGATGCTCAACACCCTGCTGCGGGCCATGGGCAAGACCAAGGCGGCTGGGATCCCCGCCGACTTGGCCGACCTGGTCATGAGCGAAGTGGCGGGCCGCAACGGTCTCATCGTGATCGACGACGCCCAGAACGCGTCGATCAAGGCGTTCGACGAGCTGCGCGGCATCCACGACGAGACTGGCGTCGGCATCGTGCTGTCAGGCCACCTGGAGCTGATCACCAACCTGCGCCGCCACGCCCAGCTCTACAGCCGGCTGGGCGTGAAGTTGGTCCAGCGCGCGGCGCTGAAGGACGACATCCTGGCCATCGCCGAGGCGTGGAAGATCGAGAAGGGCCCCGAGTTGGCCTTCTGCCTTGAGCTGGGGCGGCGCGAGGGCGCCCTGCGCACCCTGACCAAGACCTGCCGCAGCGCGACGTTCCTGGCCCGCCGCGAAGGCGTGCCGCTGCACCTCGCCCACCTCAAGGACGCCGCCGCCCAGGGCGACGTCGACATCGGAGTCGTCTGA
- a CDS encoding GcrA family cell cycle regulator — MSWTDERTATAKKMWIDGYSATQIAKQLGDVSRNAVIGKVQRLGLLKTRRAASSPGSQVVAKPSRPAGADAKSVRNRQINAQLRTVVAAAPPSAPATVKPVLRLVDTPTTTLEGLGRHACKWPIGDPAADGFGFCGRRTVETYCPDHARVAYSPRPPRDKAVRPNGKLPLWARS; from the coding sequence ATGAGCTGGACCGACGAGCGCACCGCCACGGCGAAGAAGATGTGGATCGACGGCTACTCCGCCACTCAGATCGCCAAGCAGCTGGGCGACGTCAGCCGCAACGCGGTGATCGGCAAGGTCCAACGCCTTGGTCTTTTGAAGACCCGGCGGGCCGCGTCCAGCCCTGGAAGCCAGGTCGTCGCCAAGCCGTCCCGTCCGGCCGGCGCGGATGCGAAGTCGGTCCGCAACCGGCAGATCAACGCCCAGCTGCGGACGGTAGTCGCCGCCGCGCCTCCTTCGGCGCCGGCCACGGTCAAGCCGGTGCTCCGGCTGGTCGACACCCCGACCACGACGCTGGAAGGCCTGGGCCGGCACGCCTGCAAATGGCCGATCGGCGACCCGGCTGCGGACGGCTTCGGCTTCTGCGGCCGACGCACGGTCGAGACCTACTGCCCCGACCACGCCCGGGTCGCCTACAGCCCGCGCCCGCCCCGCGACAAGGCCGTCAGGCCCAACGGCAAGCTTCCGCTGTGGGCCCGCTCATAG
- a CDS encoding transposase domain-containing protein — protein sequence MNHLGGKGFWFGAAELAELKLPGLPGAKRKINELAEAQKWVLRSDAAGRPLFRKRAGKGGGFEYHVAVLPQVASLELIRRGLTPAPQTFSAPQPVGPDTDERAQRWAWFDGQTDKVKDEAKKRLKVLEAVENLVNRTGSTLTAAVACVAADYKVSPATIHSWRGFVAGARYDDWLPRLAPSRVGGGADAEIDAGAWKWFLSLYLAPEKRSWTNCYDGMVRDYCTPNGVTVPHIKTFRRRVERDIDPRIVIAKREGDDALRQTLPSQKRSVAGLSALQLVNIDGHLWDVFVRWPDNTVARPMMVAIQDVFSRKILAWRIGPSESAVLTRLAFADLFKNHGIPQGCLLDNGRAFASKWITGGAQTRFRFKIRKDEPTGLLPALSINVHWALPYRGSSKPIERAFKILCEHGAKDVVFAGAYTGNNPMAKPENYGSAAVPLDVFTARVGQLIGFHNAKKGRRSEMARGQASYDQVFFDSYRSAEIRKATPEQLKLALLTADMVTADRLTGLIRFMGNEYMHDDLFGVRGQKVTIRFDPDNLHDDIHVYGADGAFVCTAQLRAAIGFQDITSAKTRMRQEADLRRQTRELYAAMDLHDAQKMVDQMARDIAEAEDDEDDVPQPTVIRPVRAQGRAVARATATAAKPARASMLDQMASAFPQSPEPDRSHLRVVE from the coding sequence ATGAACCACCTCGGGGGGAAGGGCTTCTGGTTTGGCGCGGCCGAGCTGGCGGAGCTGAAGCTGCCGGGCCTGCCCGGCGCCAAGCGCAAGATCAACGAGCTGGCCGAGGCCCAGAAGTGGGTGCTGCGCAGCGACGCGGCCGGCCGGCCGCTGTTTCGCAAGCGGGCCGGCAAGGGCGGCGGGTTCGAGTACCACGTCGCCGTGCTACCCCAGGTCGCGTCGCTGGAACTGATCCGCCGGGGCCTGACCCCGGCGCCGCAGACCTTCTCGGCCCCGCAGCCCGTCGGACCGGACACCGACGAACGCGCCCAGCGCTGGGCGTGGTTCGACGGCCAGACCGACAAGGTCAAGGACGAGGCCAAGAAGCGCCTGAAGGTGCTGGAAGCGGTCGAAAATCTGGTCAATCGGACCGGCTCGACCCTCACCGCGGCCGTGGCCTGCGTGGCCGCCGACTACAAGGTCAGCCCCGCCACCATTCACAGCTGGCGCGGCTTCGTGGCCGGCGCGCGGTACGACGACTGGTTGCCGCGTCTGGCTCCCAGCCGGGTCGGCGGCGGCGCGGACGCCGAGATCGACGCCGGGGCGTGGAAGTGGTTCCTGAGCCTCTACCTGGCCCCCGAGAAGCGGTCCTGGACCAATTGCTACGACGGCATGGTCCGCGACTACTGCACGCCCAACGGCGTGACGGTGCCGCACATCAAGACGTTCCGTCGCCGGGTCGAGCGCGACATCGACCCCCGGATCGTGATCGCCAAGCGCGAGGGCGACGACGCCCTGCGCCAGACCCTGCCGTCGCAAAAGCGCTCGGTGGCCGGCCTGTCGGCCCTGCAGCTGGTCAATATCGACGGCCACCTGTGGGACGTCTTCGTCCGCTGGCCCGACAACACGGTCGCCCGCCCGATGATGGTGGCGATCCAGGATGTCTTCAGCCGCAAGATCCTGGCCTGGCGCATCGGCCCGTCGGAATCGGCGGTGTTGACCCGCCTGGCCTTCGCCGATCTGTTCAAGAACCACGGCATCCCGCAGGGCTGTCTGCTGGACAATGGCCGGGCGTTCGCCAGCAAGTGGATCACGGGCGGCGCCCAGACCCGCTTCAGGTTCAAGATCCGCAAGGACGAGCCCACCGGCCTGCTGCCGGCCCTGTCGATCAACGTGCACTGGGCGCTGCCCTATCGCGGCAGCTCCAAGCCGATCGAGCGGGCGTTCAAGATCCTTTGCGAACACGGCGCCAAGGACGTGGTGTTCGCCGGCGCCTACACCGGCAACAACCCGATGGCCAAGCCGGAGAATTACGGCAGCGCCGCCGTGCCGCTGGACGTGTTCACCGCCCGCGTCGGCCAGCTGATCGGCTTCCACAACGCCAAGAAGGGCCGCCGCAGCGAGATGGCGCGCGGCCAGGCCAGCTACGACCAGGTGTTCTTCGATTCCTACCGGTCCGCCGAGATCCGCAAGGCCACGCCCGAGCAGCTGAAGCTGGCCCTGCTGACCGCCGACATGGTCACCGCCGACCGGCTGACCGGCCTGATCCGGTTCATGGGCAACGAATACATGCACGACGACCTGTTCGGCGTGCGCGGCCAGAAGGTCACGATCCGCTTCGACCCCGACAACCTGCACGACGACATCCACGTCTATGGCGCGGACGGCGCGTTCGTCTGCACCGCCCAGCTGCGGGCCGCCATCGGGTTCCAGGACATCACCTCGGCCAAGACCCGCATGCGCCAGGAGGCCGATCTGCGCCGCCAGACCCGCGAACTCTACGCGGCCATGGACCTGCACGACGCCCAGAAGATGGTCGACCAGATGGCCCGCGACATCGCCGAGGCCGAGGACGACGAGGACGACGTGCCCCAGCCCACCGTCATCCGCCCCGTCCGCGCCCAGGGCCGCGCCGTGGCGCGCGCGACGGCCACGGCCGCCAAGCCCGCCCGCGCTTCGATGCTGGATCAGATGGCCTCGGCCTTCCCGCAGTCACCCGAACCCGACCGCTCGCATCTGCGGGTCGTCGAATGA
- a CDS encoding DUF6551 family protein, which translates to MPSRLASQVRKVKPVSIANVIPAKITGLRPRFETADPKSLLVDEAYQRGLSDKSLRLIRKIIGEWDWARFKPPVVAETAAGFEVVDGQHTAIAAASHPGIGYIPIMVVPGISQAARANAFVGHNRDRLGMTPMQIHYAQITAGDAEAVELQAVCAASRVEILRTPPAAGVYKPGQTVAVRGIADLVARRGREKSIQILTILTDAGLGPVNAVHVRAVDHLLHDPECGPQVSPAGLVQAITGLLPTLAGEASVFAATHRVPVWKATASVIFRKAKGRRLSGVAQ; encoded by the coding sequence ATGCCTTCGCGGCTGGCCAGCCAGGTGCGGAAGGTTAAGCCGGTGTCGATCGCCAACGTCATCCCCGCCAAGATCACCGGCCTGCGCCCGCGCTTCGAGACCGCCGATCCCAAGTCGCTGCTGGTCGACGAAGCCTACCAGCGCGGCCTGAGCGACAAGTCGCTCCGCCTGATCCGCAAGATCATCGGCGAGTGGGATTGGGCCCGCTTCAAGCCGCCCGTGGTGGCCGAGACGGCCGCCGGTTTCGAGGTCGTCGACGGCCAGCACACCGCGATCGCCGCCGCCAGCCACCCTGGCATTGGGTACATCCCGATCATGGTGGTGCCGGGGATCAGCCAGGCCGCCCGCGCCAACGCCTTCGTTGGCCACAACCGCGACCGCCTGGGCATGACGCCCATGCAGATCCACTACGCCCAGATCACGGCCGGCGACGCCGAGGCGGTCGAGCTGCAGGCGGTCTGCGCCGCCAGCCGCGTGGAGATCCTGCGCACGCCGCCGGCCGCCGGGGTCTACAAGCCTGGCCAGACCGTCGCGGTTCGCGGCATCGCTGACCTGGTCGCGCGACGCGGCCGGGAGAAGTCGATCCAGATCCTGACGATCCTGACCGACGCCGGCCTGGGCCCGGTCAACGCCGTCCACGTGCGCGCCGTCGACCACCTACTGCACGACCCAGAGTGCGGCCCCCAGGTCAGCCCGGCCGGCCTCGTCCAGGCCATCACCGGCCTGCTGCCCACCCTGGCCGGCGAGGCTTCGGTGTTCGCCGCCACCCACCGCGTCCCCGTCTGGAAGGCCACCGCCAGTGTGATCTTCCGCAAGGCCAAGGGCCGACGTCTGTCTGGAGTTGCCCAATGA